One stretch of Limisphaerales bacterium DNA includes these proteins:
- a CDS encoding DUF2088 domain-containing protein, with translation MTIATQHKIAFPRMMRVRQVFEETPPVDIPAAVALGMGAVRGDLKPGLRVAVAVGSRGITNLSEIVGAVIGQLKDAGCEPYLVPAMGSHGGATPEGQTELLGEYGITEAAMGVPVRASLEVEHIGHTPEGYDGWFAREALAADAIVPINRVKLHTDFGPPLGSGLLKMLVVGLGKQVGAETFHRAVSRHGYEPMLRSISRLIREKAPVLFGVGIVENSWHQTARIAVVPAAEMESREEELLAEAKRLMPLLPFDDVDILVIDRIGKNISGSGMDPNVIGRCGHGYNSNLRDRESIPPDIRRIFVRNLTPQSHGNSTGIGMADVTTQRLIDQIDQHVTDVNVQTSNIFQASKIPMTFPTDHHALSLLLHSLVIPDTTKAKVIRIANTLDLNEVEISETYASQVATRDNLEEVHGPTGWPFNDDGNLDDLL, from the coding sequence GGGTGCGACAGGTGTTTGAGGAGACGCCGCCGGTGGACATCCCGGCCGCCGTGGCTTTGGGGATGGGAGCGGTGCGCGGCGATCTCAAGCCGGGGCTGCGCGTGGCAGTGGCGGTGGGAAGCCGAGGCATCACGAATTTATCAGAAATTGTTGGCGCCGTCATCGGCCAATTAAAAGATGCGGGCTGTGAGCCTTACCTCGTACCGGCGATGGGCAGCCACGGCGGGGCAACGCCGGAGGGGCAGACGGAGCTGCTCGGCGAGTACGGCATCACCGAGGCGGCGATGGGCGTGCCAGTGCGCGCGTCGCTGGAGGTGGAGCACATCGGCCACACGCCGGAAGGGTACGACGGGTGGTTCGCCCGCGAGGCGCTGGCGGCGGACGCGATCGTGCCCATCAACCGCGTGAAGTTGCACACGGACTTCGGCCCGCCGCTGGGCAGTGGCCTGTTGAAAATGCTCGTCGTCGGCCTCGGCAAACAAGTCGGCGCGGAGACGTTCCACCGCGCGGTGAGCCGGCACGGATACGAGCCGATGCTGCGCAGCATCAGCCGATTGATTCGCGAGAAGGCGCCGGTGCTGTTTGGCGTGGGCATCGTGGAGAACAGCTGGCACCAGACCGCGCGCATTGCCGTGGTTCCCGCCGCGGAGATGGAGTCGCGCGAGGAGGAACTGCTCGCCGAGGCCAAGCGGCTGATGCCGTTGCTGCCGTTTGACGATGTGGACATTTTGGTGATCGACCGCATCGGCAAAAACATCAGCGGCAGCGGCATGGATCCCAACGTCATCGGCCGATGCGGGCATGGTTACAACAGCAATCTGCGCGACCGTGAAAGCATCCCCCCGGACATCCGCCGCATCTTTGTGCGCAACCTCACCCCGCAAAGCCACGGCAATTCCACCGGCATCGGCATGGCCGACGTGACCACGCAACGGCTCATCGACCAAATCGACCAGCACGTGACCGACGTGAACGTGCAGACCTCGAACATCTTCCAGGCGAGCAAAATCCCGATGACCTTTCCCACCGACCACCACGCCCTCTCGCTGCTGCTGCATTCGCTCGTCATCCCCGACACCACCAAAGCCAAAGTCATCCGCATCGCCAACACGCTGGATTTAAACGAAGTGGAAATCTCCGAAACTTACGCCAGCCAAGTCGCCACGCGTGATAATTTGGAGGAAGTTCATGGGCCGACCGGCTGGCCCTTCAACGACG